In Streptomyces sp. RFCAC02, the following proteins share a genomic window:
- a CDS encoding extracellular solute-binding protein — MPNRKTVRPGVLVGAVMTLLLSACSGAGAGDGAVTLDYWCWSASQDDKVAAFNAAHPDIQVRHTDAGGGTDTATKLLTASRAGNAPDIACAEYQTIPALIVSDVLADISEWTGPVEDQFTDEVWQMTRFDGQVYGIAQDIGPMVMVYNRARFEELGIEVPATWEEFAEAAAQVRERDPSAHLATFAPAEFGNFAGLAQQAGASWWSVEDREWTVGIADEPTLRVAEYWQGLVDDDLVTAEPLLTPEWNNRLNRGDILTWPSALWAPGVLYGIAEGQAGDWAIAPLPRWEGDDDSVALQGGTALTVTKNSDHPEEAAEFAMWMNTDETAYELAIADGMYPACLAGQAATRENPPPPLAGDQADYWDIATEAAANTVPGITWGPNVSTAADAFTDAMAAAVRNGTPLTDAIRDTQRAVVDDMERVGFDVTE, encoded by the coding sequence ATGCCCAATCGAAAAACCGTCCGCCCCGGGGTCCTGGTCGGCGCGGTGATGACACTCCTGCTGTCCGCCTGCTCGGGCGCCGGGGCGGGCGACGGCGCCGTGACGCTGGACTACTGGTGCTGGAGCGCGTCCCAGGACGACAAGGTGGCCGCCTTCAACGCCGCCCACCCGGACATCCAGGTCCGCCACACCGACGCCGGGGGCGGCACCGACACGGCGACCAAGCTGCTCACCGCGAGCCGCGCGGGGAACGCCCCCGACATCGCCTGCGCCGAGTACCAGACGATTCCCGCCCTGATCGTCTCGGACGTGCTGGCCGACATCTCCGAATGGACCGGCCCGGTGGAGGACCAGTTCACCGACGAGGTCTGGCAGATGACCCGGTTCGACGGCCAGGTCTACGGCATCGCGCAGGACATCGGCCCCATGGTGATGGTCTACAACCGGGCGCGCTTCGAGGAACTCGGCATCGAGGTCCCCGCGACCTGGGAGGAGTTCGCCGAGGCGGCCGCCCAGGTGCGCGAGCGCGACCCGTCCGCCCATCTCGCCACCTTCGCCCCGGCCGAGTTCGGCAACTTCGCCGGCCTCGCCCAGCAGGCCGGCGCGTCCTGGTGGTCGGTGGAGGACCGGGAATGGACCGTCGGCATCGCCGACGAGCCCACCCTGCGCGTCGCCGAGTACTGGCAGGGGCTGGTCGACGACGACCTGGTCACGGCCGAGCCGCTGCTCACCCCGGAGTGGAACAACCGCCTCAACCGCGGCGACATCCTCACCTGGCCCTCGGCCCTGTGGGCGCCCGGCGTGCTGTACGGGATCGCCGAGGGACAGGCGGGGGACTGGGCCATCGCACCGCTGCCCCGCTGGGAGGGGGACGACGACTCCGTGGCGCTCCAGGGCGGTACGGCCCTGACCGTCACGAAGAACTCCGACCACCCCGAGGAGGCCGCCGAGTTCGCCATGTGGATGAACACCGACGAGACCGCCTACGAACTGGCGATCGCCGACGGCATGTACCCGGCGTGCCTCGCCGGTCAGGCCGCCACCCGGGAGAATCCCCCGCCGCCCCTGGCGGGTGACCAGGCCGACTACTGGGACATCGCCACCGAGGCGGCGGCGAACACCGTCCCCGGCATCACCTGGGGCCCCAACGTCAGCACGGCGGCCGACGCGTTCACGGACGCCATGGCGGCGGCCGTCAGGAACGGCACCCCGCTGACCGACGCCATCCGCGACACGCAGCGCGCGGTGGTCGACGACATGGAACGCGTCGGCTTCGACGTGACCGAGTGA
- a CDS encoding sugar ABC transporter permease produces MTPTTPPPRRTAGRRRAATPVAAPWLFLTPALLLFVAFMAIPIGYALWLSVQGLRIVDEGIFGIRTEVFVGLANYRQMLTDADFWTGFGRLALYGLIAVPLTLGLALLFALLLDHGASRAKRFSRTLIFLPYAVPGVIASLMWGFMYLPSTSPFSHITEQLGLDAIPFLDAGTIYPSLANIAVWGGVGFNMIIIYTSLRGIPPELYDAARIDGCSEWRIAWRIKVPLVAPALVLTGLFALIGTLQVYGEPTMLKPMTTEISQTWVPMMQIYRDGFVRDDLPLAAAGSVILAAGTLIVSLVLLKVTQRRAIGGIQ; encoded by the coding sequence ATGACTCCCACCACCCCGCCCCCGCGGCGGACCGCCGGCAGGCGCCGGGCCGCGACCCCCGTCGCCGCGCCCTGGCTGTTCCTGACGCCCGCGCTCCTCCTCTTCGTCGCCTTCATGGCCATCCCCATCGGCTACGCGCTGTGGCTCAGCGTCCAGGGGCTGCGCATCGTGGACGAGGGCATCTTCGGCATCAGGACCGAGGTGTTCGTCGGCCTGGCCAACTACCGGCAGATGCTCACCGACGCGGACTTCTGGACGGGCTTCGGACGGCTGGCGCTCTACGGCCTGATCGCCGTCCCCCTGACCCTCGGTCTCGCGCTGCTGTTCGCGCTGCTCCTGGACCACGGGGCCTCACGCGCCAAGCGGTTCTCCCGGACCCTGATCTTCCTCCCGTACGCGGTCCCCGGCGTGATCGCGTCCCTGATGTGGGGCTTCATGTACCTGCCCTCCACCAGCCCGTTCAGCCACATCACCGAGCAACTGGGCCTCGACGCCATCCCGTTCCTCGACGCCGGGACCATCTACCCGTCGCTGGCGAACATCGCCGTCTGGGGCGGGGTCGGCTTCAACATGATCATCATCTACACGTCGCTGCGCGGCATCCCGCCCGAGCTGTACGACGCCGCCCGCATCGACGGCTGCAGCGAGTGGCGGATCGCCTGGCGCATCAAGGTGCCGCTCGTCGCGCCCGCCCTGGTCCTCACCGGCCTCTTCGCCCTCATCGGCACCCTCCAGGTCTACGGCGAGCCGACCATGCTCAAGCCGATGACGACGGAGATCTCCCAGACCTGGGTGCCGATGATGCAGATCTACCGCGACGGCTTCGTGCGCGACGACCTGCCGCTCGCGGCGGCCGGCTCGGTGATCCTGGCCGCCGGCACCCTG